Proteins co-encoded in one Arthrobacter sp. ERGS1:01 genomic window:
- a CDS encoding electron transfer flavoprotein subunit beta/FixA family protein: MAGADLGRTAAVLAAAAKHAGFDLLLAGNESTDGRGGVLPAMVAEHLGLPHLGSVSSLGIAPGSVSGQRRVEKGTMAVSASLPAVVSVTEHVAEARFPNFKGIITAKRKPVTVISVGELGLDPAFAGLGRSRVVSTQARPARQAGTKIVDEGDAGAQLADFLTANRLL, encoded by the coding sequence CTGGCAGGTGCGGACCTGGGACGGACTGCAGCAGTCCTGGCTGCAGCGGCAAAGCACGCCGGGTTCGATTTGTTGCTTGCCGGCAACGAATCCACCGACGGCCGCGGCGGCGTCCTGCCGGCCATGGTGGCCGAGCACCTGGGGCTGCCCCATCTTGGCAGTGTCAGCTCCCTCGGAATCGCGCCAGGTTCCGTCAGCGGTCAGCGCCGGGTGGAGAAGGGAACCATGGCGGTCAGCGCATCCCTGCCGGCCGTTGTCTCCGTCACGGAGCACGTGGCCGAGGCCCGGTTCCCTAACTTCAAGGGCATCATCACCGCCAAGCGCAAGCCGGTGACGGTCATCTCGGTGGGAGAGCTGGGCCTGGACCCCGCGTTTGCAGGGCTGGGGCGTTCACGGGTGGTTTCCACCCAGGCCCGCCCGGCCCGCCAGGCTGGCACCAAAATTGTTGACGAGGGAGATGCAGGCGCGCAGCTTGCAGACTTCCTCACGGCCAACCGGCTGCTCTAG
- a CDS encoding electron transfer flavoprotein subunit alpha/FixB family protein, translating to MANILTLIETTSAGEIAETAAELIAAAARLGTPVAVVAAAPGKGTELTAQLGRFGAGLVHIGETEQSGRLLAAPELEALASAAKTHAPAAVLVPHTVLGRDVAGRLAVRTAAALAIDAVDLRSDNGTITATHSVFGGAHTVESVVEGGLAIVTLRQGSIEERAAAVAEPAVTTVTTAGDPARFGTIDSVDEAIISSGRPALRGAEKVVSGGRGLGSKEEFVLVEQLADALGAAVGASRAAVDAGYTDQSTQVGQTGVTVSPKLYVALGISGAIQHRAGMQTAKMIVAINKDADAPIFEVADFGVVGDVFKVVPQLMESLKAGTR from the coding sequence ATGGCAAACATTCTGACGCTGATTGAAACCACATCCGCAGGCGAGATTGCAGAGACCGCTGCGGAGCTGATCGCGGCCGCAGCTAGGCTCGGGACGCCGGTGGCCGTGGTGGCCGCCGCCCCCGGCAAGGGAACGGAGCTGACGGCACAACTTGGCCGGTTTGGGGCCGGACTGGTGCACATTGGAGAAACCGAACAGTCCGGACGCCTGTTGGCCGCGCCGGAACTCGAGGCACTCGCCTCGGCTGCCAAGACACACGCACCGGCCGCCGTCCTTGTTCCCCATACGGTGCTGGGCCGCGACGTGGCGGGCCGGCTGGCCGTCCGAACGGCAGCGGCACTGGCCATCGACGCCGTCGACCTCCGCTCCGACAACGGAACGATCACTGCCACGCATTCGGTGTTTGGTGGCGCCCACACGGTCGAATCTGTGGTTGAGGGCGGTCTTGCGATTGTTACCCTGCGCCAAGGTTCCATCGAGGAGCGGGCCGCCGCCGTAGCCGAACCGGCCGTGACCACGGTGACCACCGCCGGAGACCCCGCACGCTTCGGCACCATCGACTCCGTGGACGAAGCCATTATCTCCTCGGGACGCCCGGCCCTGCGCGGTGCCGAGAAGGTGGTCTCCGGCGGCCGCGGCCTCGGCTCCAAGGAGGAATTCGTGTTGGTTGAGCAGCTTGCCGATGCCTTGGGGGCCGCTGTGGGTGCCTCCCGCGCCGCGGTGGACGCCGGCTACACGGACCAGTCCACCCAGGTCGGGCAGACAGGTGTCACCGTATCGCCCAAGTTGTACGTGGCACTGGGCATCTCCGGAGCGATCCAGCACCGGGCAGGCATGCAGACCGCCAAGATGATCGTGGCCATCAACAAGGACGCGGACGCCCCGATCTTTGAGGTCGCGGACTTTGGCGTAGTCGGTGACGTCTTTAAGGTTGTGCCGCAGCTGATGGAGTCCTTGAAGGCCGGCACCCGCTAG
- a CDS encoding cytochrome b/b6 domain-containing protein — protein sequence MTMTKSMPALKNSRTFKRVGLILAALLVMALLVLLARWLRELAPVQGFIAAYPGQSRLPSSAPVGLPAWLGWQHFLNAFFILLIIRTGWLVRTTARPKAYWTRNNKGPLRTKNPPKKISLDLWLHLSLDSLWVLNGIVFFIMLLATGQWMRIVPTSLDVFPNAASALLQYASLSWPLENGWVNYNSLQVLSYFLTVFVAAPLALVTGLRMSPAWPKNTPALNKAYPIEMARAVHVPVMVYFVVFVVIHVALVFSTGALNNLNHMYGSRNDDGWVGFGFFAASVVVMALAWFVARPMFLGPIASLTGKVSR from the coding sequence ATGACTATGACGAAATCGATGCCCGCACTGAAAAACAGCAGGACGTTCAAGCGGGTTGGCCTGATCCTGGCGGCGCTGCTGGTCATGGCTTTGCTGGTGTTGCTGGCCCGTTGGCTGCGAGAGCTGGCACCGGTGCAGGGTTTCATTGCCGCGTACCCGGGCCAGTCCAGGCTTCCGTCGTCGGCCCCGGTGGGATTGCCTGCCTGGCTGGGGTGGCAGCACTTCCTGAACGCATTCTTTATCCTGTTGATCATCCGTACCGGGTGGCTGGTTCGGACTACGGCCAGGCCCAAGGCGTACTGGACCCGCAACAACAAGGGCCCCCTGCGCACAAAGAATCCGCCGAAGAAGATCAGCCTGGATTTGTGGCTGCATTTGAGCCTGGACTCGCTCTGGGTGCTCAACGGGATCGTCTTCTTCATCATGCTTTTGGCAACCGGGCAGTGGATGCGGATCGTGCCCACCAGCTTGGATGTTTTCCCCAACGCGGCATCGGCACTGCTGCAATACGCGTCATTGTCCTGGCCCCTGGAAAACGGTTGGGTCAACTACAACAGCCTGCAGGTCCTGTCGTACTTCCTCACCGTGTTCGTCGCCGCGCCGTTGGCACTGGTAACCGGGTTGCGGATGTCCCCGGCATGGCCGAAGAACACCCCAGCCCTCAACAAGGCATACCCGATCGAAATGGCCCGTGCCGTGCACGTCCCGGTAATGGTCTACTTCGTCGTCTTCGTAGTCATCCACGTCGCCCTGGTGTTCAGCACGGGAGCGCTGAACAATCTCAACCACATGTACGGGTCACGTAATGATGATGGCTGGGTAGGGTTCGGTTTCTTCGCGGCATCTGTGGTGGTCATGGCCCTGGCCTGGTTTGTGGCCCGCCCGATGTTCCTTGGTCCAATTGCTTCCCTCACCGGCAAGGTCAGCCGCTGA
- a CDS encoding crotonase/enoyl-CoA hydratase family protein, whose protein sequence is MKHYEEAPLLIEERGRILVLTLNRPQSKNAMSLQLAQELAHAFEEFDGNDGLSVCVITGSGGTFCAGMDLKGFARGEIPVVPSRGFAGMVGRPPLKPIIAAVEGYALGGGFEIALACDLIVAANNAAFGLPEVKRGLTANGGGLLRIQHRLPYHFAMELVLTGRMLPAAEAAGLHLVNRVAEPGGALVAALDLAEEIAKNAPLALTASKQVMVHSGDWAVGEKFSRQQEYVGSIGKSNDAVEGARAFIEKRVPMWSGS, encoded by the coding sequence ATGAAACATTACGAAGAAGCGCCGTTGCTGATTGAGGAACGGGGTCGCATACTCGTCCTCACACTGAACCGTCCGCAATCCAAGAACGCGATGTCATTGCAGCTGGCACAGGAGCTTGCACACGCGTTCGAGGAGTTTGACGGCAACGACGGACTCAGCGTTTGCGTCATTACCGGGTCCGGTGGCACGTTCTGTGCGGGGATGGACCTCAAGGGCTTTGCCCGCGGGGAGATCCCCGTCGTTCCGTCCCGCGGCTTCGCCGGAATGGTAGGGCGGCCGCCATTGAAACCAATCATCGCCGCCGTCGAAGGGTATGCGCTCGGCGGCGGATTCGAGATTGCCCTTGCGTGCGATCTGATCGTTGCTGCCAACAACGCCGCGTTCGGTTTGCCAGAGGTCAAGCGCGGGCTGACGGCCAACGGCGGGGGCCTGCTGCGGATCCAGCACCGCCTTCCGTACCACTTTGCGATGGAGCTGGTCCTCACTGGACGAATGCTTCCGGCGGCGGAGGCCGCAGGACTTCACCTGGTCAACCGGGTCGCGGAACCCGGCGGCGCACTGGTGGCCGCTCTGGACCTTGCCGAAGAAATAGCCAAAAATGCCCCCCTTGCATTGACCGCCTCGAAACAGGTCATGGTCCACTCCGGGGATTGGGCCGTTGGCGAGAAGTTTTCGCGGCAGCAGGAATACGTGGGCTCTATCGGGAAGTCGAACGACGCTGTTGAAGGCGCCCGGGCCTTCATCGAGAAGCGCGTCCCCATGTGGTCCGGGAGCTAG
- a CDS encoding LacI family DNA-binding transcriptional regulator, which yields MTDARISELPESGQQHPGKKTRSPAGSAKLSEVAALAGVSEATVSRVLNRKYGVSSRTREQVEDALRQIGYERTLKGEIVLVLVPGLRTPFFGEMCNAIESELSPHGLRAVIGPVLPGSVYERDYVEAFVDTGIAAAIFLSSSNTLVNADDSARALLESRGVPYVCVNGGFEAGESPVVSTDDWRAAELAVEHLYGLGHRRIGMSAGPVGNIPADRRVEGFLNAMDARNIDGAEDLVLRHHFTVDGGRHAADALLDLDVTAIVASSDDMALGAIRAITRRGMRVPEDVSVIGYNDSFILEFTAPPLTSVSQPVEHLAQAVARTVVTMVQNRAVRTDEVFMEPALHVRLSTAPVRAV from the coding sequence ATGACTGACGCGAGAATTTCCGAGCTGCCAGAAAGCGGCCAACAGCACCCCGGGAAGAAGACCCGGTCGCCTGCGGGTTCGGCCAAACTTTCCGAGGTGGCCGCCCTCGCGGGCGTCAGCGAGGCCACTGTCAGCCGCGTGCTCAATCGCAAGTACGGTGTCTCCTCGCGTACGCGTGAGCAGGTCGAGGATGCCCTGCGCCAGATCGGGTATGAACGCACACTCAAGGGCGAGATCGTCCTGGTCCTCGTGCCCGGCCTCAGGACCCCGTTCTTTGGCGAGATGTGCAATGCCATCGAGAGCGAATTGAGCCCGCACGGCCTGCGTGCCGTCATCGGGCCGGTACTGCCCGGCTCCGTCTATGAACGGGACTATGTGGAGGCTTTCGTTGACACCGGTATCGCCGCGGCCATCTTCCTGTCCTCGAGCAACACCCTCGTCAACGCCGACGATTCGGCGCGCGCGCTCCTTGAGTCCCGGGGCGTGCCCTACGTCTGCGTGAACGGTGGCTTCGAGGCGGGCGAATCACCCGTGGTCTCAACCGACGACTGGCGGGCAGCCGAGCTCGCGGTGGAACATCTGTACGGCCTGGGCCACCGCCGAATCGGCATGAGTGCCGGCCCGGTCGGCAACATCCCCGCCGACCGCAGGGTCGAGGGCTTCTTGAACGCGATGGATGCCCGGAACATCGACGGCGCGGAAGACCTGGTGCTGCGGCACCACTTCACCGTCGACGGTGGCCGGCACGCCGCCGATGCACTCCTGGACCTGGACGTGACCGCGATCGTGGCCTCGAGCGATGACATGGCCCTTGGCGCCATCAGGGCCATCACCCGCCGGGGGATGCGGGTTCCCGAGGACGTCTCGGTCATCGGCTACAACGACTCCTTCATCCTTGAGTTCACCGCCCCGCCGCTGACCAGCGTCAGCCAGCCGGTGGAGCACCTCGCCCAGGCCGTGGCCCGCACCGTCGTCACCATGGTGCAAAACCGTGCCGTGCGCACCGACGAGGTATTCATGGAGCCGGCATTGCATGTTCGGCTGTCCACCGCCCCGGTGCGCGCAGTCTAG
- a CDS encoding alpha-galactosidase — protein MTKSDSLPVVAYWGAELGHLDDASKARILADTMPVRATSEPDVPLPIGVLPEARQGWMGFPGIAGHRDGQGSFADMCNVTYHYTPAGDPGTGQRLIARGLDVSGLLGVTLEIELLPSGLLRIRATVTNDGATEYRLEGLDLALPIPGRATELLDLSGRHNGERRPQRRSLVDGTHLRENRRGRTGPDAATLLFAGTPGFDFARGEVWAIHNAWSGNQRVWAERTNGGRTFLGAGELLHSGEIALAPGAEYSSPWLYASYGEGLDAVSGRIHTMLRARPEHPPVGRPITLNTWEAVYFDHSLPPLVELADLAARVGVERFVLDDGWFLGRRHDRAGLGDWIIDPTVWENGLAPLVDHVRSLGMQFGIWFEPEMVNPDSEMARNHPDWILGPQHRNAPLARQQLVVNTAHPEAFAYLRDRIVEVVTAHRIDYIKWDHNRDLVEPVNRTTGVAGVHEQTLATYRLFDEIKAACPWLEIESCSAGGGRIDLGVVEHVDRFWTSDSNDPLERQRIQRWTSLLMPPELLGSHVGAAKAHVTGRTSSMTFRAITALMGSFGIEWDLREASEEDLAELTAWIRHVKRLAPLIERGTLHRLETEHAHIAQSVVSADRSHAIVTLAAIDSPPHIPGPALRLAGLDPERRYRVTKVTIDGAVDTISARWQPSWWNEELVVQGSFLAKIGLPMPTLRPQEAALIEVMAV, from the coding sequence GTGACCAAATCCGATTCACTACCCGTCGTGGCCTATTGGGGTGCCGAATTGGGACACCTGGATGACGCAAGCAAGGCGCGAATCCTGGCCGATACCATGCCGGTACGCGCCACAAGTGAGCCGGATGTCCCGCTCCCCATTGGCGTCCTGCCGGAGGCCAGGCAGGGTTGGATGGGCTTCCCCGGCATCGCAGGCCACCGCGACGGCCAGGGGTCCTTCGCGGATATGTGCAATGTCACATATCACTATACTCCTGCGGGTGATCCGGGAACAGGTCAACGGCTCATCGCCCGAGGCCTCGATGTGTCGGGCCTGCTCGGCGTCACCCTCGAAATCGAGCTGCTGCCCAGCGGCTTGCTGCGCATCCGCGCCACTGTGACCAACGACGGCGCCACCGAGTACCGCTTGGAGGGCCTGGATCTCGCGCTGCCCATCCCGGGCCGGGCCACGGAATTGCTGGATCTTTCCGGTCGTCATAACGGCGAGCGCCGTCCGCAGCGCCGTTCACTGGTTGACGGGACCCACCTGCGCGAAAACCGGCGCGGGCGCACCGGCCCGGACGCCGCAACCCTATTGTTCGCGGGCACCCCGGGTTTCGACTTTGCCCGCGGCGAAGTGTGGGCCATCCACAACGCCTGGTCCGGCAACCAGCGCGTCTGGGCCGAGCGCACCAACGGCGGACGCACCTTCCTGGGCGCCGGCGAGCTGCTGCACTCCGGCGAGATCGCCCTGGCCCCGGGCGCGGAATACTCCAGTCCCTGGCTCTATGCCAGCTACGGCGAGGGCCTCGACGCGGTCTCCGGCCGCATCCACACCATGCTGCGCGCCCGGCCGGAGCATCCCCCGGTGGGCCGCCCCATCACCCTGAACACCTGGGAAGCCGTCTATTTTGACCACTCCCTGCCGCCCCTGGTGGAGCTCGCAGACCTGGCCGCGAGGGTCGGCGTCGAACGCTTTGTGCTCGACGACGGCTGGTTCCTGGGCCGCCGCCACGACCGCGCCGGCCTGGGTGACTGGATCATCGACCCCACCGTCTGGGAAAACGGGCTGGCCCCGCTGGTTGACCACGTGCGCTCCCTTGGCATGCAGTTCGGCATCTGGTTTGAACCCGAGATGGTCAACCCCGATTCGGAGATGGCCCGCAACCACCCGGACTGGATCCTCGGACCCCAGCACCGCAACGCTCCCCTGGCCCGCCAGCAGCTGGTGGTCAACACGGCGCACCCGGAGGCTTTCGCCTACCTGCGCGACCGGATCGTCGAGGTCGTCACGGCGCACCGCATCGACTACATCAAGTGGGACCACAACCGTGACCTGGTGGAGCCCGTCAACCGCACCACCGGCGTCGCGGGCGTGCATGAACAGACCCTTGCAACGTACCGCCTCTTCGACGAGATCAAGGCTGCCTGCCCCTGGCTGGAGATTGAGTCTTGCTCTGCCGGTGGCGGCCGGATCGATCTGGGCGTCGTTGAGCACGTGGACCGCTTTTGGACCTCGGATTCCAACGATCCCCTGGAACGCCAGCGCATCCAACGCTGGACCAGCCTGCTCATGCCGCCGGAACTGCTCGGCTCCCATGTCGGCGCCGCCAAGGCGCACGTCACGGGCCGTACCAGCTCCATGACCTTCCGTGCCATCACGGCGCTCATGGGCAGCTTCGGGATCGAATGGGATCTGCGCGAGGCGTCCGAGGAGGACCTGGCCGAGCTCACCGCATGGATCCGGCACGTCAAGCGGCTCGCCCCGCTGATCGAGCGCGGCACGCTCCACCGCCTGGAGACCGAGCACGCGCACATTGCACAGAGCGTCGTCTCGGCGGACCGCAGCCACGCCATCGTCACGCTGGCCGCCATCGACTCGCCGCCGCACATCCCCGGCCCGGCACTGCGCCTGGCCGGGCTCGACCCCGAACGCCGTTACCGTGTCACCAAGGTGACCATCGATGGCGCCGTGGACACCATCTCCGCGCGCTGGCAGCCGTCCTGGTGGAACGAGGAGCTCGTGGTCCAGGGCTCCTTCCTGGCGAAGATTGGCCTGCCCATGCCCACGCTGCGCCCGCAGGAGGCGGCCCTTATCGAGGTTATGGCCGTATGA
- a CDS encoding ABC transporter substrate-binding protein, translating into MKFSTTNLGRREVLTAFAAASALTLVGCGTQTGKPAADGKIGGKITVWTWNAPGSGLKAAIPAFQKLHPGVEIDVQDVGNPAIWDKITTGMAAGGSGLADVLNIGIDYMGNYVEKFPKQLLDLRDVGADKLAAQFPAGAWKSGSGPKGQVFGIPYEVNAAGFFFRNDLFKQAGIDYAGIKTWDDLLAAGVTLKAKTGASLFSMDKAGTVADSAGLFELLMGLQGAFYFNAAGEITMNGAEGVQALGIIKKANDLGLIQDVPGSWDNLLITLRGERKVATTASGGWLTGVMEQEAPAMAGKWSVSLPPAVTPGGLTGAVNGGTYLSVPTSSNNQATAWAFINFALGTLEGQKLAYAGGGMFPGFKPMLESDGFAAPSKYFSGEKVNQIFIDELNQNTPAVNYTSDYARALKAYVDAQTRILLKGDDPKAALTDAANQVAQQTGRKLAA; encoded by the coding sequence ATGAAGTTCTCCACAACAAACCTCGGACGCCGCGAGGTGCTCACGGCTTTTGCCGCCGCTTCCGCGCTGACGCTCGTTGGCTGCGGGACCCAAACCGGCAAGCCTGCCGCTGACGGAAAAATCGGCGGCAAGATTACCGTCTGGACCTGGAATGCCCCGGGCAGCGGCCTGAAGGCTGCCATCCCGGCTTTCCAAAAGCTGCACCCCGGCGTTGAGATCGACGTCCAGGACGTTGGCAATCCCGCCATCTGGGACAAGATCACCACCGGCATGGCCGCCGGCGGCAGCGGCCTGGCCGATGTCCTGAACATCGGCATCGACTACATGGGCAACTATGTGGAGAAATTCCCCAAGCAGCTGCTCGACCTGCGCGACGTGGGCGCGGACAAGCTCGCCGCCCAGTTCCCCGCCGGTGCATGGAAGAGCGGCAGCGGCCCTAAGGGCCAGGTCTTCGGCATTCCCTACGAGGTCAATGCGGCCGGGTTCTTCTTCCGCAATGACCTGTTCAAGCAGGCCGGCATCGACTACGCCGGAATCAAGACCTGGGACGATCTGCTCGCGGCCGGCGTCACCCTCAAGGCGAAGACCGGAGCATCCCTGTTCAGCATGGACAAGGCCGGCACGGTCGCCGACTCCGCTGGCCTCTTCGAACTGCTCATGGGCTTGCAGGGCGCGTTCTACTTCAACGCCGCCGGTGAAATCACCATGAACGGTGCTGAAGGCGTGCAGGCACTGGGGATCATCAAGAAGGCCAATGACCTTGGCCTTATCCAGGACGTCCCCGGCAGCTGGGACAACTTGCTGATCACCCTCCGCGGTGAGCGCAAGGTGGCCACCACCGCATCCGGCGGCTGGCTGACCGGCGTCATGGAGCAGGAAGCCCCCGCCATGGCCGGCAAGTGGAGCGTCAGCCTGCCTCCCGCCGTCACGCCCGGCGGCCTGACCGGCGCCGTCAACGGCGGCACCTACCTCTCGGTACCGACGTCGAGCAACAACCAGGCGACGGCATGGGCCTTCATCAACTTCGCGCTCGGCACCCTGGAAGGCCAAAAGCTGGCCTACGCAGGCGGTGGCATGTTCCCCGGCTTCAAGCCGATGCTTGAGTCGGACGGCTTTGCCGCCCCCAGCAAGTACTTCAGCGGGGAGAAGGTAAACCAGATCTTCATCGATGAACTGAACCAGAACACCCCCGCGGTGAACTACACGAGCGACTACGCGCGGGCCCTCAAGGCCTACGTCGACGCGCAGACGCGCATCCTCCTCAAGGGCGATGACCCGAAGGCGGCGCTCACCGACGCCGCCAACCAGGTCGCCCAGCAGACCGGCCGCAAGCTCGCTGCCTAG
- a CDS encoding carbohydrate ABC transporter permease translates to MNSTLQITAPVKAEEAPAPRRRRSSVGYPRITPYLFLLPMIVLFVGFKLYPYISAFWLSLTKNVGGDIEFAGMDNYLRLLQDPLFYTALRNTGIILLVQVPIMLVLAIVLAVAFNSILLKFRSFWRTAYFVPIVMGLVAYGILFRALFNTNEGFVNYLISFIGMGPIPWLADPLWAKVSIVIAMTWHYTGQNAIIYLAQMQSIGGELYEAAHVDGASAFQRFWHVTLPGLRPAIVLTVILSTIGTLQLFDEPYVLTNGGPDNATLTVGMYLYQNGFKYFDFGYASAIGYALTIIIGVISLIQLRLFKEKS, encoded by the coding sequence ATGAATTCAACGCTCCAAATCACGGCGCCGGTAAAGGCCGAGGAGGCTCCTGCGCCGCGGCGCCGGCGGTCTTCGGTCGGCTACCCCCGCATCACCCCGTACCTGTTCCTGCTACCGATGATCGTGCTGTTCGTCGGGTTCAAGCTGTACCCCTACATCTCCGCATTCTGGCTGAGCCTGACCAAGAATGTTGGCGGCGACATCGAGTTCGCCGGCATGGACAACTACCTCCGGCTCCTGCAGGACCCGCTGTTCTACACAGCGCTCCGCAACACGGGGATCATCCTCCTTGTACAAGTGCCGATCATGCTGGTGCTTGCGATCGTGCTGGCTGTTGCCTTCAACTCGATCCTGCTGAAGTTCCGCTCGTTCTGGCGCACCGCCTACTTCGTGCCCATCGTCATGGGACTTGTCGCATACGGAATCCTGTTCCGGGCGCTGTTCAACACGAACGAGGGGTTCGTCAACTACCTCATCAGTTTCATCGGCATGGGCCCGATCCCGTGGCTCGCCGATCCGCTGTGGGCGAAGGTCTCGATCGTCATCGCGATGACCTGGCACTACACCGGCCAGAACGCCATCATCTACCTTGCCCAGATGCAATCGATTGGCGGCGAGCTCTACGAGGCTGCCCATGTTGACGGTGCAAGCGCATTCCAACGCTTCTGGCATGTGACCTTGCCGGGCCTGCGTCCGGCGATCGTGCTCACGGTCATCCTTTCCACGATCGGGACCCTGCAACTCTTCGATGAACCGTATGTGCTGACCAACGGCGGGCCGGACAACGCGACCCTCACGGTGGGCATGTACCTGTACCAAAACGGTTTCAAGTACTTCGACTTCGGCTATGCCTCCGCAATCGGCTACGCCCTGACCATCATCATCGGCGTGATCTCGCTGATCCAGCTGCGCTTGTTCAAGGAGAAATCCTAA